In Humulus lupulus chromosome 6, drHumLupu1.1, whole genome shotgun sequence, a single genomic region encodes these proteins:
- the LOC133783341 gene encoding putative disease resistance RPP13-like protein 1, producing the protein MSNESIIGSLLLFVLTFTLVLSLSLSLSLSLSLSRTETMAHLMVGGALLSGFINVLFDRLASQEVLDFFGGDKLNQKLLKRLKTVLLSANALLDDAEEKQLGDNNVKNWLDELKEVLYEADHVMDKISTEALRLKMEEDELESTASKPFNFVSNNPFEISAVKSEIEEILDTLKDLLEQTEYLGLKKVDQKTTLHRTHAPLLDDSQVYGREGDKEAILKLLLCDDDAGPRISVIPIVGMGGIGKTTLAQNVYYDTTVQEHFALKAWVTVSDDFDVVKITKIILGAITKTRPDTEELHQLQKDLKDSLAGKKFLFVHDDVWNEKYELWDLLKSSFQSGAQGSKIIVTTRNGDVALKMKTRNVQTYELKNMSDDECWKLFAEHAFDNVGSNEVVLSELQEIGRQIVKKCKGLPLAVKSMAGLLRSTTTPDEWRHVLQSDVWELPNCCDIGIVPALWLSYRFLPPYLKPCFSYLSIFPKDYEFGDVDREKLILIWMAEGLLKSQPGKKIEDVGEEYLNALIARSFFQRNTRNPSLSMHDLMHDLAMYVSGQCCFIYDSCKDLHKLSSKTRHLSYMKDLRDAIEFDNLPRAKYLRSLLALPLSNIYALSNIRLTLQMVLRDGECLRALSFSDSNITELPSSIENLKYLRYLDVSHMNIQELPVSICVLYNLETLILSHCSKFTLLPTNISRLINLRHLMIRGTHLKEMPPRIFNMINLQTLSDFVLCENGGSRIKELGKLENLHGSLQISGLGYVKEVSDVLEGNLKNKRNLTELILRWNGEAIDSIKEREVLKAFQPHENLKKLEILDYNGTNLLDWVTHPSYSNLEKLHLDCKNCCLSLLSFRLRNSLRHLHISCLDMHDEFCGISLNNSFPLLEYLKLEGITTLDWSFNNTNHGQKCEIFPCLKQFYLSRCGKINVALPIGNFPSLEDIVIWTCGELVTIFPSSTHIDVAYPSLKLLTIFGCSRLESFSKMGIPHTLKRLEIISCDMLIKNRMKWNLQRLTSLTELNLWGYGGVDSFPEEWLLPPSLTHLRIHAFGKLTALNGKGFHHLTSLRRLELHFLEKLECLPVEGLPHTLTVLTISGCPLLEPRCKEGTGEDWPKIQHIPNI; encoded by the coding sequence ATGTCCAATGAATCAATTATTGGATCACTACTTCTTTTTGTTCTAACCTTTACactagttctctctctctctctctctctctctctctctctctctctttcaagaACAGAAACCATGGCTCACTTAATGGTTGGGGGAGCTCTTCTCTCTGGTTTCATCAATGTCCTCTTTGATAGGCTTGCTTCTCAAGAGGTACTTGACTTCTTTGGTGGAGACAAACTCAATCAAAAGTTGCTAAAAAGGCTGAAGACTGTGTTGCTATCAGCTAATGCGCTGCTGGACGATGCCGAGGAGAAGCAGCTTGGAGACAACAACGTGAAGAATTGGCTTGATGAGCTCAAAGAAGTACTGTATGAAGCAGATCACGTGATGGACAAGATCAGCACTGAAGCTCTGCGACTCAAAATGGAGGAAGATGAACTCGAAAGCACAGCAAGTAAGCCCTTCAACTTTGTCTCTAATAATCCATTTGAAATAAGTGCTGTGAAATCTGAAATAGAAGAGATCCTTGATACTCTAAAGGATCTTTTAGAACAGACAGAATACCTTGGTTTGAAAAAAGTTGACCAGAAAACAACATTACATAGAACACATGCCCCTTTGCTAGATGATTCACAAGTTTATGGAAGGGAGGGTGACAAAGAGGCTATTCTTAAGTTATTGTTGTGTGATGATGATGCTGGCCCTAGGATCTCAGTTATTCCTATAGTAGGGATGGGTGGCATTGGCAAAACTACTCTTGCTCAGAACGTATATTACGATACCACTGTCCAAGAACACTTTGCCTTGAAAGCATGGGTAACTGTATCCGACGATTTTGATGTTGTCAAAATAACAAAGATTATTTTGGGGGCTATTACTAAAACAAGACCTGATACTGAGGAGCTACATCAACTTCAAAAAGACTTGAAGGATTCTTTGGCAGGAAAGAAATTTCTTTTTGTTCACGATGATGTGTGGAACGAAAAATACGAGTTGTGGGATCTTTTGAAAAGCTCTTTTCAATCTGGCGCACAAGGAAGCAAGATTATTGTCACCACACGTAATGGAGATGTCGCGTTGAAGATGAAGACAAGGAATGTTCAAACTTATGAGCTTAAGAACATGTCTGATGATGAATGTTGGAAGTTATTTGCAGAGCATGCCTTTGATAATGTAGGCTCTAATGAGGTGGTATTGTCTGAGTTGCAAGAAATTGGAAGACAAATTGTTAAGAAATGCAAGGGCCTTCCTTTAGCTGTAAAATCGATGGCTGGTCTTTTACGATCTACGACAACTCCTGACGAGTGGAGGCATGTACTACAAAGTGATGTGTGGGAGTTACCAAACTGTTGCGACATTGGAATTGTTCCAGCATTGTGGTTAAGCTACCGATTTCTGCCTCCTTATTTAAAGCCATGTTTTTCTTATCTTTCGATATTTCCCAAAGATTATGAATTTGGTGATGTTGATAGAGAAAAACTAATCTTAATATGGATGGCAGAAGGTCTTTTGAAATCTCAACCtggaaaaaaaattgaagatgttGGAGAAGAGTACTTGAATGCTTTAATAGCAAGATCATTTTTTCAAAGAAACACAAGGAATCCTTCTCTTTCTATGCACGATCTTATGCATGATCTAGCTATGTATGTATCAGGTCAGTGTTGTTTTATTTATGATAGTTGTAAAGACTTGCACAAACTTAGTAGCAAGACTCGCCATTTATCATACATGAAAGACTTAAGAGATGCAATAGAATTTGATAATTTACCTAGAGCGAAGTATTTGCGTAGCTTGTTGGCTTTACCATTATCAAATATATATGCACTCTCTAATATAAGATTAACACTTCAAATGGTGCTaagagatggagaatgcttaaGAGCACTTTCTTTTTCTGACTCTAATATCACAGAATTGCCTTCTTCGATTGAGAATTTAAAGTATCTCAGGTATTTGGATGTATCTCACATGAACATTCAGGAGTTACCTGTTTCAATTTGTGTGTTGTACAATTTGGAAACACTGATATTGTCACATTGTAGCAAATTCACACTGTTGCCTACCAACATTTCTAGGCTAATCAACCTGCGTCATCTTATGATAAGAGGAACACATTTAAAAGAGATGCCACCAAGGATTTTCAATATGATCAATCTTCAGACATTAAGTGATTTTGTTTTGTGTGAAAATGGTGGGTCCAGGATCAAAGAGTTGGGTAAGTTGGAGAATTTGCATGGAAGCTTGCAAATTTCAGGCCTTGGATATGTGAAGGAAGTGAGTGATGTTTTGGAAGGCAACTTGAAGAACAAAAGGAATCTCactgagcttattttaagatggAATGGTGAAGCAATTGATTCCATAAAGGAAAGAGAAGTACTTAAGGCATTCCAACcacatgaaaatttgaagaaactCGAAATACTCGATTATAACGGCACAAACTTACTAGATTGGGTAACACATCCATCCTACTCTAATTTGGAAAAACTTCATCTAGACTGTAAAAATTGTTGCTTGTCGTTGTTATCATTTCGGCTACGAAATTCACTAAGACATCTTCATATTTCATGTCTTGATATGCATGATGAATTTTGTGGTATTTCTTTGAACAACTCATTTCCACTCTTAGAATATTTAAAGCTTGAAGGAATAACTACATTGGATTGGTCGTTTAACAATACAAATCATGGCCAAAAGTGTGAGATTTTTCCTTGTTTGAAGCAATTTTATTTAAGCAGGTGTGGGAAGATAAATGTGGCATTACCTATTGGCAATTTTCCATCTTTGGAAGATATCGTCATTTGGACATGTGGTGAATTGGTGACTATATTTCCATCGAGTACTCATATTGACGTTGCATATCCCTCCCTTAAATTGTTGACCATATTTGGTTGTTCAAGGTTGGAGTCATTTTCGAAAATGGGAATACCCCATACTTTAAAACGTCTAGAAATTATATCATGTGATATGCTCATAAAAAATCGCATGAAATGGAATTTACAAAGACTCACATCGTTGACGGAGTTAAATCTTTGGGGATATGGaggagtagattcatttccagaAGAATGGTTGCTCCCACCTTCTTTAACTCATCTTCGGATCCATGCATTTGGTAAGCTTACAGCTCTAAACGGCAAAGGTTTTCACCACCTCACTTCACTTCGACGATTGGAACTTCATTTCTTGGAAAAGCTAGAGTGTTTGCCAGTAGAAGGACTGCCCCACACTCTTACTGTTTTGACTATATCAGGTTGTCCTCTGTTAGAGCCCAGGTGCAAGGAAGGAACAGGGGAAGATTGGCCCAAGATTCAACACATACCTAACATATGA
- the LOC133783343 gene encoding putative disease resistance protein RGA3 gives MGLPFSLKSLRIISCNMLMENRMKWNLQRLPSLIELFLKNYGGAVDSFPEEWLLPPSLTHLWIRGFDKLTALNGKGFHHLTSLRQLELYSLKKLECLPAEGLPQTLTVLSIFGCPLLKPRCKEGTREDWPKIQHIPNLNTDHWHFYNT, from the exons ATGGGATTACCCTTTTCTTTAAAAAGTCTACGTATCATATCATGTAATATGCTCATGGAAAATCGCATGAAATGGAATTTACAAAGACTCCCATCGTTGATTGAGTTATTTCTTAAGAATTATGGAGGAGCGGTGGATTCATTTCCAGAAGAATGGTTGCTCCCACCTTCTTTAACTCATCTTTGGATCCGTGGATTTGATAAGCTTACAGCTCTGAACGGCAAAGGTTTTCACCACCTCACCTCACTTCGACAATTGGAACTTTATTCCTTGAAAAAGCTAGAGTGCTTGCCAGCAGAAGGACTGCCCCAGACTCTTACTGTTTTGAGTATATTTGGTTGTCCTCTGTTAAAGCCCAGGTGCAAGGAAGGAACAAGGGAAGATTGGCCCAAGATTCAACACATACCTAACTTAAACACAGATCACTG GCATTTCTACAATACATGA
- the LOC133783344 gene encoding outer envelope pore protein 16-2, chloroplastic-like, translating to MWCSKKCVTERFKLVTSEAWQDWLLECIQFQKNSAVSTLTGVAVALALMVEESSHEQVVQCAITGAVISAAANILSGIF from the exons ATGTGGTGTTCGAAGAAATGTGTGACAGAGAGATTCAAGCTGGTAACTTCTGAG GCATGGCAGGACTGGCTGCTGGAGTGTATTCAATTTCAG AAAAATAGTGCAGTGTCTACACTGACTGGGGTGGCGGTGGCGCTGGCGCTCATGGTGGAGGAGTCGTCACACGAGCAAGTAGTCCAATGTGCCATAACCGGAGCTGTTATCTCTGCTGCTGCAAATATTCTGTCTGGCATCTTTTAA
- the LOC133783342 gene encoding putative disease resistance RPP13-like protein 1, whose product MADLVGGALLSALFNVLFDRLDSQEVTDFFQGKEAILQNLKTLLLSANVLLNDAEEKQLGDKNVKKWLEDLKEVIYEADHVMDKINTEALRLKMEKDESESTASKSLNFFKRIYNSFEIAVKSEIEGITSTLKNLLDQTEHLGLKKVELKTTLHRPPAPLLDDSKVYGRDNDKYALVKRVLCDDVGDHRIVVIPIIGMGGIGKTTLTQSVYDNTTVQQHFDLKVWVTISEDFDVLKITKLIFEAITETSCEAKELYQLQNKLKNALIGKKFLFVLDDVWNENYLLWDSLKSSFQSGDQGSKIIVTTRSKDIALMMRTMHVQPYELKKISFKNCWKLFAEHVIDNIRSNEEHQDMKEIGKQIVKKCKGLPLAVKSMAGLLRSMSTSEEWRHVLQSDIWELSNCRDIGIVPALWLSYRFLPPHLKPCFSFLSIFPKDYEFWKGDRERIILIWMAEGLLQPQKGKRIEDVGEEYMSALISRSFFQRSRHYSLSMHDLMHDLAMYVSGQCCSIYDSCNDFHKLIGSKTRHLSYMKDLKDTVEFDNFSRVKYLRTLLALPLRNRFPWQETQLKLEIVLKDGGYLRSLSLSESCITDLHDSIGNLKHLRYLDVSRTKVKELPHSVCGLYNLETLLLSGCGNLTQLPTNISKLVNLRHLMTRWTPLKEMPPKICDMINLQRLSNFVVCKNDGSRIKELGKLDNLHERLEISGLEHVREVSDVLEGNLKNKKYLNELILDWNGEADDSTKEREVLDALQPHVNLKKLVIRRYNGTSLPDWVTHPSYCNLKKVKLQCTNLCLSLLSFRRLSSLIDFRVFGVSCLDKHDEFRSISLNKPFPFLAILWLDHIDMLDWSFINTSDERCEIFQCLKQFDLVSCGKLSVALPMCNFPSLEYINISSCDELVTIFPTSTHIDSPYPSLNLLNTMHCSRLETFSEMGLPFTLQRLRIASCDKLMENRMKWNLQGLPSLISLELWHCGEVVDSFPEEWLLPPSLRSLKIFECNNLKALNSKGFQHLTSLRQLDLLYLEKCNDPLI is encoded by the coding sequence ATGGCTGACTTAGTGGGGGGAGCTCTTCTCTCTGCTTTGTTCAATGTCCTCTTTGATAGGCTTGATTCTCAAGAGGTCACTGACTTCTTTCAAGGAAAGGAAGCCATTCTCCAAAACTTGAAGACTTTGTTGCTGTCCGCTAATGTTCTACTTAACGATGCCGAGGAGAAACAACTTGGAGACAagaatgtgaagaagtggcttGAAGATCTCAAAGAAGTAATTTATGAAGCAGACCATGTGATGGACAAGATCAACACTGAAGCCCTGCGACTCAAGATGGAGAAAGATGAATCTGAAAGCACAGCAAGTAAGTCCTTGAACTTTTTCAAAAGAATTTATAATTCATTTGAAATAGCTGTGAAATCTGAAATAGAAGGGATCACTAGTACATTAAAGAATCTCTTAGACCAAACAGAGCATCTTGGTTTGAAAAAAGTTGAGCTGAAAACAACATTACATAGACCACCTGCACCTTTGTTAGATGATTCTAAGGTTTATGGAAGGGATAATGATAAATATGCTCTTGTTAAGCGAGTATTGTGTGATGATGTTGGTGACCATAGGATTGTCGTAATTCCTATAATAGGGATGGGTGGTATTGGCAAAACTACACTTACTCAAAGTGTATATGACAATACCACTGTCCAACAACACTTTGACTTGAAAGTGTGGGTAACTATCTCCGAAGATTTTGATGTTTTGAAAATAACTAAACTTATTTTTGAGGCAATCACTGAAACAAGTTGCGAAGCAAAGGAGCTATATCAACttcaaaataaattgaaaaatgcTTTGATAGGGAAGAAGTTTCTTTTTGTTCTCGATGATGTATGGAATGAAAATTATTTGTTGTGGGACTCTTTGAAAAGCTCTTTTCAATCTGGCGATCAAGGAAGTAAGATCATTGTGACCACGCGTAGCAAAGATATTGCTTTGATGATGAGGACGATGCATGTTCAGCCTTACGAGCTTAAAAAAATATCTTTCAAAAATTGTTGGAAGTTGTTTGCAGAACACGTCATTGATAATATACGCTCCAATGAGGAACATCAAGACATGAAAGAAATCGGAAAGCAAATTGTAAAAAAGTGCAAGGGTCTTCCTTTGGCTGTAAAATCGATGGCTGGACTTTTACGATCTATGTCCACTAGTGAAGAATGGAGACATGTACTGCAAAGTGATATCTGGGAGTTGTCCAATTGCCGTGACATAGGAATTGTTCCAGCTTTGTGGTTGAGCTATCGATTTCTACCTCCTCATTTGAAGCCATGTTTTTCTTTTCTCTCGATATTTCCCAAAGATTATGAATTTTGGAAAGGTGACAGAGAACGAATAATCTTAATATGGATGGCAGAAGGTCTTTTACAACCTCAAAAAGGAAAAAGGATTGAAGATGTTGGAGAAGAGTACATGAGTGCTTTAATATCAAGATCATTTTTCCAAAGATCCAGACACTATTCTCTCTCTATGCACGATCTTATGCATGATCTAGCTATGTATGTATCAGGTCAGTGTTGTTCTATTTATGATAGTTGTAATGACTTCCACAAGCTAATTGGTAGCAAGACACGCCATCTATCATACATGAAAGACTTAAAAGATACAGTAGAATTTGACAACTTTTCTAGAGTGAAGTATTTGCGCACCTTGTTAGCTTTACCATTGCGAAATAGATTTCCATGGCAAGAGACACAATTAAAGCTTGAAATTGTGCTCAAGGATGGAGGATACTTAAGATCACTTTCTTTGTCAGAATCATGTATCACAGACTTGCATGATTCAATTGGCAATTTAAAACATCTCAGGTATTTGGATGTGTCTCGCACGAAAGTTAAGGAATTACCTCATTCAGTTTGTGGGCTGTACAATTTGGAAACACTCTTGTTGTCAGGTTGTGGAAATCTCACACAATTGCCTACCAACATTTCCAAGTTAGTCAACCTGCGTCATCTTATGACAAGATGGACTCCTCTAAAAGAGATGCCACCGAAGATTTGTGATATGATAAATCTTCAGAGGTTAAGTAATTTTGTTGTGTGTAAAAATGATGGGTCCAGGATCAAAGAGTTGGGAAAGTTGGATAATTTGCATGAACGCTTGGAGATTTCAGGGCTTGAGCATGTTAGAGAAGTGAGTGATGTTTTGGAAGGCAATTTGAAGAACAAAAAGTATCTCAATGAGCTCATTCTTGATTGGAATGGTGAGGCAGATGATTCCACAAAGGAAAGAGAAGTTCTTGATGCACTCCAACCACATGTAAATTTAAAGAAACTCGTAATCAGACGTTATAACGGTACAAGCTTGCCAGATTGGGTAACACATCCATCATATTGTAACTTGAAAAAAGTTAAGCTACAGTGCACAAATCTTTGCTTGTCGTTGTTATCATTTCGGCGGCTAAGTTCACTGATAGATTTTCGTGTTTTTGGTGTTTCCTGTCTTGATAAGCATGATGAATTTCGTAGTATTTCTTTGAATAAGCCCTTTCCATTCTTAGCAATATTATGGCTTGATCATATAGATATGCTGGATTGGTCATTTATTAATACAAGTGACGAAAGATGTGAGATTTTTCAATGTTTAAAGCAATTTGATTTAGTCAGCTGTGGGAAGCTGAGTGTGGCGCTACCTATGTGTAATTTTCCATCTTTAGAATATATCAATATTTCATCTTGCGATGAATTGGTAACTATATTTCCAACAAGTACTCACATTGACTCTCCATATCCTTCCCTCAACTTGTTGAACACAATGCATTGCTCAAGGTTGGAAACTTTTTCAGAAATGGGATTGCCTTTTACTTTACAACGTCTACGCATCGCATCATGCGATAAGCTCATGGAAAACCGCATGAAATGGAATTTACAAGGACTCCCATCATTGATTTCCTTAGAACTCTGGCATTGTGGAGAAGTGGTGGATTCATTTCCAGAGGAATGGCTGCTCCCACCATCTTTAAGAAGTCTTAAGATCTTTGAATGTAATAACCTCAAAGCTCTTAACAGCAAAGGCTTTCAACACCTCACCTCCCTTCGTCAATTAGATCTTCTTTATTTGgaaaagtgtaatgacccactaatctag